The Musa acuminata AAA Group cultivar baxijiao chromosome BXJ1-3, Cavendish_Baxijiao_AAA, whole genome shotgun sequence genome window below encodes:
- the LOC135624858 gene encoding protein NINJA homolog 1-like yields the protein MEDENELELSLGLSFGGSSGKSKSRSIPSDSMVEEGSISQSMGRSVTISDVPFKNFFQNNGGNQDQSGKQAVSPPQENFWKDIGKCSAPTADGYEIAQSSQSQFTRNKEIQITNNRSNETEEENSGMKKRRLHSEETNFQKKHEKVAGHADVVGKGPDDVTVPKHSHRSIAVDNASTGENEDVAESETEVSSSWLVSQHVDIAKRPDLLKGTAKPALSDPSRIGFQGQIQQNYSGNISDVELPKVTYGTPSSLKPIAVSMVPYSVPAKPTTAVASIAASYPSPCVVQATLPTNNDHTMVQGTNTDGQQLVFGYSAVQLPTLETNSSWAFGSQPQVVSSSTVGTSNSQLVEVEAKRSNVPIQIHSSTNLGYEKKLAGVGKGNGKHVMETGTSSSSHAEEGKGINSIFRQKEIAKSPIVEGFLHDVSSIKPGVASNLKFGGCGSFPDLPWVSTTGPGPKGKTISGVTYKYSENQIRIVCACHGSHMSPEEFIQHASADPINPENNTSLASFTSSPSGSAQN from the exons ATGGAGGATGAGAATGAGCTGGAGCTTAGTTTGGGCCTTTCCTTTGGAGGATCTTCAGGAAAATCTAAAAGCAGAAGTATACCTTCGGACTCTATGGTGGAGGAAGGAAGTATTAGTCAATCAATGGGCAGATCTGTGACCATTTCAGATGTTCCATTCAAGAACTTCTTCCAGAATAATGGTGGAAACCAAGACCAAAGCGGGAAACAAGCAGTTTCTCCACCGCAAGAGAACTTCTGGAAGGATATTGGCAAGTGCAGTGCTCCAACTGCGGATGGTTATGAAATTGCACAGAGTAGCCAATCACAGTTTACCAGAAATAAAGAAATTCAGATTACAAATAACAGAAGTAATGAGACCGAGGAAGAGAATTCAGGTATGAAGAAACGAAGATTACACTCTGAGGAGACAAATTTTCAAAAGAAGCATGAGAAGGTAGCCGGCCATGCTGATGTGGTAGGTAAGGGCCCTGATGATGTCACTGTGCCAAAACATTCACATCGCTCAATTGCTGTAGACAATGCTTCAACCGGTGAAAACGAGGATGTTGCAGAATCCGAGACAGAAGTTTCAAGCTCTTGGTTAGTTTCACAGCATGTAGACATTGCTAAGCGCCCTGATCTTCTTAAAGGTACTGCTAAGCCTGCTTTAAGCGATCCGTCCAGGATTGGTTTCCAAGGGCAGATACAACAAAATTATTCTGGAAATATATCCGATGTTGAACTTCCAAAAGTAACATATGGAACTCCGTCTTCTCTTAAACCAATTGCTGTCTCGATGGTGCCGTATTCAGTACCTGCTAAACCAACTACTGCTGTTGCATCTATTGCAGCAAGCTATCCTTCACCATGTGTTGTGCAAGCCACGCTTCCAACAAACAATGACCATACTATGGTTCAGGGAACAAACACTGATGGCCAGCAGCTTGTTTTTGGGTACTCAGCGGTCCAGCTTCCAACACTAGAGACAAACTCTTCATGGGCATTTGGTTCTCAGCCTCAGGTAGTCTCTTCATCAACTGTTGGAACATCAAACTCGCAGCTTGTTGAAGTTGAGGCAAAGAGATCAAATG TTCCCATTCAGATTCATTCATCAACAAATTTGGGATATGAAAAGAAGTTAGCAGGTGTAGGGAAAGGGAATGGTAAACATGTCATGGAAACTGGAACATCATCGTCTTCTCATGCTGAGGAAGGCAAGGGTATCAATTCTATTTTCAGGCAGAAGGAAATAGCTAAATCACCTATTGTTGAAGGCTTTCTTCATGATGTATCTTCCATAAAGCCTGGTGTTGCATCAAACTTGAAATTCGGAGGATGTGGCTCGTTTCCAGATCTCCCATGGGTTTCGACAACTGGGCCAGGCCCTAAGGGTAAGACCATATCTGGTGTTACCTACAAGTATAGTGAAAACCAAATTAGGATTGTCTGTGCATGCCATGGGTCCCATATGTCCCCAGAAGAGTTCATTCAGCATGCAAGTGCCGATCCTATCAACCCAGAAAACAATACAAGCTTGGCTTCATTCACTAGCAGTCCATCAGGTTCGGCGCAGAACTAG